The Neomonachus schauinslandi chromosome 11, ASM220157v2, whole genome shotgun sequence genomic sequence cccactcctcctcccctccctgttcACACAGAACTCTTCCACATGCCAGCCTCCGTTTCTCCCCACAAGCCTGAGATAGAATCTTGCTCGGGTCCAGGCCCTGATTCTAGGTGCTCTGCTCCTTAGAAtcaccctgcctcctcctcccccgtgGTCTGAAGGTGCACAGGCTGGAGGCCCTCAGTTTCCTTGACGCCCCCAGCATGGCTCTGGGGAATCCAGCCAGGGGCCAGGTGGACTTGGATTCAGATCTGTGTGATCTCCAGCAGGTGGTATTACCCATCGAAGCCTGAGTTTCCTTGTCTGGTGCTTGGGGGTAATGGCACTGACCTCGTGGGGTTGTGGCGCGTCTGGGGAAGTGCTCGGCACAGGAGACCAAGGCAGCACTGTGCTGATGCAGGACTTCCTCAGGGAGACAGCCATCCTCttgctcccctgccccaggctgaaTCAGTCCCTGGAATCGCAGGTGCAGATTTCTAGAAGGCTAGAGctcaaaagacacagaaataacCTCTTCTCTGCTTTGACTTAGCTGTCCTCTGTTCTGTAACTCATACTGAGAAGAGAACAGGCACAGCGGGGAAGGGAGGGATTTGCTGACGTCACAGGACGAGTGGACCTCGCTGCCTGATGGGGAGTATGGCAGGATATCCTCTCCCGCCCCTCCCCATAACCATAAGTAACTGAGTCCTGTGGTGTCTGTCCCCCTCTTCCCCCGGCCCCCCAGTCCCGATGTGAACTACGAGGAGCTGGCCCGCTGTACGGATGACTTCAACGGGGCCCAGTGCAAGGCCGTGTGTGTGGAGGCGGTGAGTGGTGGCGTGGGGGAGTGGGTTACTTCATGCCCTCTTGCCCCCCTTCCTAAACAGGATGGGGCGTTTGGCTGGTGGAGACTGCTGGGCGGGGGAGAGGCTCAGAAGGCTGAGGCCTCTAGGAGCCGGGCCGGGGGTGCGGGAAGGCACCCTAGAGCCTGTCTGTCCTGGGTGCAGGGCATGATCGCACTGCGCAGGGGTGCCACGGAACTCACGCACGAGGACTACATGGAGGGCATCCTGGAGGTGCAGGCCAAGAAGAAAGCCAACCTGCAGTACTACGCCTAGGAGGTTGCCTGCCACACCTGCTCCCTGGTCTGGTGCTGGTTAAAATCCATAATAAAAGATGGTTGCAGGTCCCTGCCACCTGTCTGTTGCACCTTTCCCGGGGCTTGGCTGGAAGGAAGAGTGGGGCCTCTGcaggaggctccctccccacgTGCTGCTGCCTGGAATCCCTGAAACCACTGTGGGCCTCAAAGCAGTCGTCAGGCGAGGCCCTCCGGGAAGGATGGGTGCGTGCTACGGCTGCTGCCTGGGGTcttccgcccccccccaccccccctgtgcccctcccacccctttcctgctccctgccccagcctttcCCCTTTGGCATTTTGGTCCCTCATCCTTGCTTCCCTGTAAAGCCAGGCTCTGTGTCTTTGCTCCTTGAAATTCCTCCCGTTTCCTGGCCCCTGAGCCTCCTGTTTCTCCACGTGTCCCCATTAGCTCTCTTGGCTCATTTCCTCCTGCTGAGAAATGAACCTTGAGCAAGAGCACTGAGAGCCCTTCTAGGCCTAACCTTTGGTCACAGTgtgttctcccccaccccccagttccGCCGTCAGCCCCGCTCCCCATCAGGTCCCACGTCCTATCCGTTTCCTCGAGGATCTCGTTGGTCCTCTGTCCGTCCAACCTTCCAGCTCCCCTGCATTGTAGCTGGCCTCATGTGGTTCACTGAGGGCCTGTTCTGGGCCCCGTGCCCAGCGGATTTTGTGCATAACTGGATCTAGTTCTTCCAGTAGCCCCCAGTGGGGTAGTCCCATTTCCTAGATGCGTGTGAGCCGCTGGGCCAGGATTGCTCTTAGGTGGCatagctgggatttaaacccaggacAGTAAAGCACGTCTGCTTTCCCCTGTGCTCTTAGCAGCAGCTTTCGGGGGCCCCGGAATGCCTTCCAGAGTAAGAGCGTCTCTGGAATCCTGTCAGCTCTTCCCTGCCCCTAGCAAAAGCCCCTCCACACTCCTTTTCCGCCCTGTCCCTGATTGGACGGGCCCACAGTGAGCTACTGACAGCCAGCTCATCTGGAGGGCTCGGCTCCTGGCTAGCTTCCCAACGCTGGACTCCCGTCGCCTCCAGGCCGCCTTCTAGTGTGTGCCAGTGCTCCAGTGCTCGCAGGGGTGATCCCCTTGGCAATCCCATTGACTTCCACCTCTTGCCCAAGGCGCTCCCAGTAAAGCCTCCGAGGGCTTGTGGTTACTGTCCCCTGTTCGGGGACAGACTCGGCCAGGGACAGACTCTGCTCGCCATTGCTTCTGCATTCTCTGGTCCCTCTCCTGACCAGTCAGGGCATTCACCTCCTGACCGTGGCACAGCAGTGAACCTACACTCCCCCAACTTCCTCATTCATGAACGGGGGCCTCACTGCCTCCCCCGGGGAAGGCTGAGTCCTGTGATTGCACGTGTACCTGTCACCTGGAAGGGCTCAACGTGGGTGGGAGCCCCAGTACCACCAAGgagagggtgggggcggggaacaGTCCCGGATTCCTTCCTTCCCCGGGCCCTGGACTGTCACAGCCGGCTGGGGCGGCTCCCTTTCTGCAGACAAGCCACCAGGTCAGAGCCAGGCACTCCCCGCTGAGGATGCCGCTGCCTGGGGCTTCAGCCCGGAGCAGCCTCCAGGACGGACAGACGGGGCAGTTCTCAGCCAGGGGCTCCTGAAAGCCGACCCGCATGGCTCGGGTAGCACAGTGGGACTCCGctctccccttcctgccttcccGGGCGCGCACTGTGAGGAAGCAGCAGCCCCCGGCGCCTGAGGCCGCCTTTACACTCAGAGGAAGTGAGAATCTGTGAAGGACCTCATGATCTAATTTTACTGAAGCAAAGCTGGAGATGACTGTGGATGGAGCTCCCTTCCTCCGTTTACTCAGGGGACAGGCTGGGGAGAAGCCCCTGGCTCTTAGGTCCATAAAACGAGGACAGCCACCCTGTGGGTGCTGTCGGCTACAGTGGCGCGGTGCCAGGCTTGCGGCTTTGGGCTCCAGAGCCAACAGGCCGGGCAGAGCGTGAACGGCTGTGCCCTGTCCTGAGAAACGCTGCGAGGGTAACTGTTCAGAGAGGGGCACGAAGCAGAAGAGCTGGAGCGGGGCTGGGGATGCCAAGGTGGGCAGGGTGGCCCGCTGACCTGGGCGGGGGCACAAAGCCACCAGCCTGGCTGGAGCAAGGGGCGTCCAGGAAAGCCCGGCTTGACCATGGACTGTGGTGTACAGGAGAGAGGCAGCCagtttgtatataatatttatttgtatcttctctatagttatttacagaaagaaatggaaccaCAGCACAACTGCTGTAAACCCATTCAGACCCTCTTGACGGCCGCTTCTCAGAACGTCCGCGGTCGAGCAGCAGGGCTGAGCCTGGCTGTGGAGTGGGCCAGCTCAGTGCCTGGGTGTCAGCCAAGGGAAATAGCCGGGGATTAGGGCTTCAGCGTTCTCCCAGAGCACATTCCTGCATGCTGACAAGGCGGAGCCCTCACCACCCCCAACCTACCCTCGGCCACGGTGGGACAGGAAAAagggcctgggcagggaggggcagccaCAGCCCACTGTTCCTGCCTCCAGGGTATCTCCGCCTGGACCGGCGTGAGCGTCCCTGAGCTGGACCAGCAGGCCTCTCTGGCCCAGGGCCGCTCACCGCCCTGCAGGCTGCTGCTTGGCAGCGGGAGGTGGCAAAAGCTGCAGGCGCTGCCAGGGAGCATTTCCTGGGGCACAGGAGCTGGCCCAGGGCCGGCAGCCACAAGGAGAAGGTCTTGGGAAGCACCCCCGGCTCCATCCCGGGCTGGGTGGGACTGTCAGTGCTGAGTGCGGCGGCGAGGGGCTACGCGAGCACCTGCCTCTCCTTTCTTTGGCCTTAGAACTGACAAAGGAAGGGCCAGGACAACGGACACAGCAGAGAAGGCTCCCCAGCCTCAGCGCTCAGGCTGCCCGGGGCTCGGTGCCTGAGCAGAAGGCCAGGAACCCCAAGGCCCCAGAGGGAGACAGCTTTGGGCTCCCCGAAGCCCTAGGCTCCTGGGGCTCTTCTCACTCCCCCTGTGGGCTTGGTGGGAGAGGCCTCCGCTTGGGAGCAGGGCTGCTATTCCTCAATGCTCGCCGCGGGAAGTGCCGGATGGCGGGGTTAAGGAGAGAAGACCACAGCGTGGCTGGGTGAGGGCATCGGGCCTTGGGCCCAGCGCACGATCACAGTGTCGGTCTCACGCGTACctctgcgcacacacacacacacacacacacacacacaccgtccTCTAATCTGGTCAGAGGGGCGCTCTCAGGCACTCGCCCTGTGCCTCACACACGGTCACAGACTGAATCCGAGTCTCTTATTGCTGAGGGCGGTGGGGGGGCCGTCAGGGGCGGTCACCCCGCGAAGAGCGAGAAGAGCACCATCACCACGATGCCTGTGCAGAGCAGCAGGACTTGCTGCAGGGAGCgcctgtggggagaggggctgggctcAGGGAGGCGCTGAGGGCGGGCCAGAGCccagaagccccccccccccccccgggggcgaTGGTGATGGGCACTCACCACGGGTCATCTTCCTCCAGGAGGTCGGGCAGCACGTTCACCAGGGCGATGTAGAGGAAGCCGCCAGAGGTGAAGGGCAGGATCCAGGCCACGGTCTCCTCTGCAGTGGGAGCAGAAGTCCCGACCGGCTGGGGGCCCAGGCGAGCCATGTGCAGCACCCGCTCCCACAGGGGACACTTGGGGCAGATCCTGGCCGGGACACGGGCCGGGGCAGCTGTGCCCTCTGGCTGGGGCCCCTCCGCggaccaccaccacccaccacgCCCGTACCTACTCCCTTGGGGGACTGCGTACAGATGGCGAAGCAGGCGCCCAGCAGGCCCCCCAGCGCCGTCGAGAGCTGCAGCTTGGCTGCGCTCCATCGGTCAAAGCCGGCCCGGAGCAGGATGGCAAAGTCGCCCACCTGAGGGGAGGTCCAGATGATCACTCTGGTCCCCGGGGGACGGCTACGGACCTGCACACCGAGCCCCCTGCACCGGCCCTGCTGCTGGGCCCCCCAGGCCGCACCGCCGAGGCTGTGACCCcattcaccaccacccccacccccacccagaggcTGGAGCACAGCTAAGATGGTGGCCGCAGCCTGGTGGGCCGAGCAGCTCTAGGCCTCCAAAGCCTCGTCCCCAAGCCTGCTGCTTCTGGGCTTCCCACCCCAAATCCCTCTCCGAAGTCCCACCCCCACACTGCTGCCATGGAAACCCTCTGGCACACACCTCGTGGGGGATCTCATGCAGAAGGATGGCCATGGTGGTCAGGAGCCCAATCTGCAGGGAAGGGAGTCTGTGGGGTTCTGGGCCAAGGGCCAGGCACCCACTTGTCCACtcagtttacaaatatttactctgCTGGGTGCTCTGGCTGGACGCCATGTGGCTACTAGAAATACAGCAGACAAGGAACCTGTCTTCACAGAGCTAACAGTCTGGAGAGGGAGGCGAGGACTGAATGAACACACAAAGAACCACAAGATTACACAATGACAGGTGCTGTGGGGGAAGAGATGGACCGGGTGGCATGGGCATGAATGACAGGGGCCTCATTTAGATGAGGGGCCAGCAGAGGCCTCTTTGGGGAAGTGCATGTCAGCTGAGGCCTGAAGGATAAGGAGCCAGGATTTCAAAGAGtgggaggaagaacattccaggcagataGAATAGTGTGTGGTGGAGgccaggagaggggaaagagctAGGCCAGCTCAAGAGTAGGCAGACCACTAATGTCAGAGAGGGCCGAGGGAAGAAGTGGGTGAGAAGCATCTAGAAGCGGGCAGGGCCCAAGCCTAGCAGCCTGGCAGAGGTATGCAATCCCAACAAGGAGTGTTCGCAGTAAGAACAGACCAGTGGCTCGGACAAAAGGCGGCCACGTGCAGGAGCCCTCAGGGCTTGGATGAGGGTGTTGGTGATAGAGAGAGTGGGAAGTGCACAGACTGGAGACCTATTTTGGAAGCAGAGCCAACTGGTCAACACAGGCACCATCACTCCCTCCAGAAAGGCCTGGGGCCCACCTGGCCCAACCCCCCACTCACCTTCTTGCTCACAAGGAAGCTGGCAGCTACAGCCAGCCCATGTGTGAAGTTGTCTATGGTGTTGGCCAGCAGATTGAGATAGCCACTGACCTGCGTGAGGGGAGAGGAAGTCAGGCTGAGCCAGGCGGGCAGGGTTCGGCTGGGCCTGccagttggggggtggggttggggggcggaCAGCTGCAGGAGGAGGGGGCCCTGAGTGGGCCACTTACTTTGATGGTCCGGACCACAGCACTCACGCCGGGCTCTGCAGCCGGCTGGGCCAAATAGTGGCCTCCACTGAGCGCGGCAGCAGCAGCGGGGTCTTTGCTGGGGGCCTAGGgccaggagaaggagggagaggggacatTAGATGTTCCCCTCGGCCAGGGTAGACATGGGAGGGGAGTGAGAGATGGAGACACAGAGGCAGGAACAGCCCTTCGGTCTAGCTAGACTTCTCTGCTGCTCAGTCAGCTGTGTGCCCGCAGGCTCCACTGACCACCTTCCACGCCGCTGTCACTCCCAGTCTAAGAGAACAAGCCACAGCAGGGGCCCACGTCGTCACTCCCCGGATCTTCCCAGCTGGCCCAGCCTCCCAGAGCCCCGAGAGAATGGCCAAGAGACCCTCTTTTCGGGGCTCAACTCAGAACCTGCACCACCAGGCCCTGGCACCACATCACAGAGGCTGACCTGTCCAGGCCCCGGGGCTTGGGGCTCACCTGGCTggtcccctccttctccttgctGTCCTGCAACATCTTCTCCAACGCCAGAAAAGTGAGGAAGCCAGCAATGACCCACAGTCCcagctgctgttgctgctgcaggctctgcccctcaccacctgCAGGGGGCAGCACTGACAGGCCAGGCCAAGCCAGGGCCACAGAAGCGGGGACCATTTGGAATGGGACCTCGTCAGGGGCAGTGACAGGCGAAGCGGGACAGGACTGGCTGGTGGGGAAGCTGGGCCTCAGGGACTGCCCCAGGGGCCAGGGTGCTGAAGCAGGATGAGTTCCCTGCCAGATGCCCAGATCCCCTCTCCCAGTCATTCTGGCAGAGCGGGCAAGGCCTAGGCAAACCTTGGGCGTGGGCAccagctccctctgccctccagcccccCGACTGTGGCCTCACTCACCAGGGCTGGCACTGCATGTGTAGGCCCATGCCT encodes the following:
- the SLC39A13 gene encoding zinc transporter ZIP13 isoform X1 — encoded protein: MPGCPCPGCGMAGQRLLFFTALVLELLGGAGGSQPALRSRGPAAACRLDNKESESWGALLSGERLDTWICSLLGSLMVGLSGVFPLLVIPLEMGTMLRSEAGAHRLKQLLSFALGGLLGNVFLHLLPEAWAYTCSASPGLSVLPPAGGEGQSLQQQQQLGLWVIAGFLTFLALEKMLQDSKEKEGTSQAPSKDPAAAAALSGGHYLAQPAAEPGVSAVVRTIKVSGYLNLLANTIDNFTHGLAVAASFLVSKKIGLLTTMAILLHEIPHEVGDFAILLRAGFDRWSAAKLQLSTALGGLLGACFAICTQSPKGVEETVAWILPFTSGGFLYIALVNVLPDLLEEDDPWRSLQQVLLLCTGIVVMVLFSLFAG
- the SLC39A13 gene encoding zinc transporter ZIP13 isoform X3, whose amino-acid sequence is MPGCPCPGCGMAGQRLLFFTALVLELLGGAGGSQPALRSRGPAAACRLDNKESESWGALLSGERLDTWICSLLGSLMVGLSGVFPLLVIPLEMGTMLRSEAGAHRLKQLLSFALGGLLGNVFLHLLPEAWAYTCSASPGLSVLPPAGGEGQSLQQQQQLGLWVIAGFLTFLALEKMLQDSKEKEGTSQAPSKDPAAAAALSGGHYLAQPAAEPGVSAVVRTIKVSGYLNLLANTIDNFTHGLAVAASFLVSKKIGLLTTMAILLHEIPHEVGDFAILLRAGFDRWSAAKLQLSTALGGLLGACFAICTQSPKGRRPWPGSCPSPLAASSTSPW
- the SLC39A13 gene encoding zinc transporter ZIP13 isoform X4, whose amino-acid sequence is MPGCPCPGCGMAGQRLLFFTALVLELLGGAGGSQPALRSRGPAAACRLDNKESESWGALLSGERLDTWICSLLGSLMVGLSGVFPLLVIPLEMGTMLRSEAGAHRLKQLLSFALGGLLGNVFLHLLPEAWAYTCSASPGGEGQSLQQQQQLGLWVIAGFLTFLALEKMLQDSKEKEGTSQAPSKDPAAAAALSGGHYLAQPAAEPGVSAVVRTIKVSGYLNLLANTIDNFTHGLAVAASFLVSKKIGLLTTMAILLHEIPHEVGDFAILLRAGFDRWSAAKLQLSTALGGLLGACFAICTQSPKGRRPWPGSCPSPLAASSTSPW
- the SLC39A13 gene encoding zinc transporter ZIP13 isoform X2, translated to MPGCPCPGCGMAGQRLLFFTALVLELLGGAGGSQPALRSRGPAAACRLDNKESESWGALLSGERLDTWICSLLGSLMVGLSGVFPLLVIPLEMGTMLRSEAGAHRLKQLLSFALGGLLGNVFLHLLPEAWAYTCSASPGGEGQSLQQQQQLGLWVIAGFLTFLALEKMLQDSKEKEGTSQAPSKDPAAAAALSGGHYLAQPAAEPGVSAVVRTIKVSGYLNLLANTIDNFTHGLAVAASFLVSKKIGLLTTMAILLHEIPHEVGDFAILLRAGFDRWSAAKLQLSTALGGLLGACFAICTQSPKGVEETVAWILPFTSGGFLYIALVNVLPDLLEEDDPWRSLQQVLLLCTGIVVMVLFSLFAG